From the Pyrenophora tritici-repentis strain M4 chromosome 5, whole genome shotgun sequence genome, the window CCCTGCGTCAGGTCATCGGCACCACGACCAATTCGCCCAATGCCTTTGACAGTCTGCCATCCGGCAGTACTTTTGGCTACACTGCCGGAGCGGCCGCCGTTATAGCCTCGATAGACGACCAAGGCCATGTTACCCAGCGCTTTTACCGTGCACGACCTACCACCAACCCCATCAATCCATCGGCATCCATATACGGCGGTCCCTCGACCCCAACCCAAAATGAGAGCCGCAACCGGACCACTCTCTCACTGCGCGACCCTGGCCTGGGAGCCTCCCCACTGCCGTCTCCCGGCGGCCAGGACTGGGCCGATTCACCGAGCAACAGAGCATGGACAATGAAGGACAAAATAAAGGCCGCCACCTGTGTTAGCTTCAGTCCAGATGCAAAGTACTTTGCTGTGGGAGAGGTAAGTCACGAGTGCTGCCAAATGCGCTCCCATTCTAACCCATTTTAGACTGGATATAAACCTCGAGTACTCATCTTCTCAGCCGCGCCAGATGCGCCTTCCGACACCCCTCTTACGTCACTCTCAGATCACACCTTTGGTGTTAATTGCGTAGCATTCAGTCCCGACTCTCGATTCCTCGCAAGCTTGGGCTCATCCAACGATGGCTTCTTATACATATGGCACATCAACCCCCGCACCGGCGCTGCCACGCTACACGCCAGCAACAAATGTGTCAGTCACATACACCGAATAGCCTGGATGGGCAACAAATTAGTAACTGTTGGTGTCCGACATGTCAAAGTCTGGAAGGTTGATGATCTCAATGCTGCTATGCGATTCGCAAAAGCCCGCCAGAGCGACACGTCCTTTATTTCGGGCTCCACGCACAAGACACTGCCAGGGAGAAATTGCATCCTGGAAGGTCTGAAAGAGTCTACTTTTACGAGTGTAGTTGCTATAGCCCGGGACAAGGCCATTGTGGCCTCGGACAAGGGCGACATTTGTCTCATCGATAACTCGGATTCAGATCATCGATTCTTCAAATTGGTCGACGCCGGCTTCTCCGTAAGCTCGCTCGCTGTCGATGTCAAAGGACGACTCCACATCGCAGGAAGCCAAGGCGCACTCAAGACACTCATCATCAAAGATATTATAGGGAGACTGACTCCCCCACCATCACCTCCACCGCGCGTCGAGTCGCCCACTGTGTCGGTAACGGACTGCAATCAGATTGGCGTAATAGCCTGTTTGAAGGACTATGTCGTCACAGTCGACTCACAACGAGCTATCCGCCTATCACAACTGTGCTCTGATGACGATGAATCCGTCGTCGGCAACGTTGTACATACCCTACCTGCCCACGGAAACGCTGTTTTGGGAGTTCACGCTGGTCTTGTACGACCGAATGTGTTTGACGCTTCCTATTACACATGGGCGGCTGATGGAACCGTCATCTTCTGGCATCAAGGCTCGTTCAGAGGCTCTGTTGAAGTGCCTCTTGAGCAGCTCGATGACCCTGATGCGGTTCCCAACGAGTTGAGGACAGTGCGTACCTCAACCGACGCGAGTTTTCTGGTGGCAGGTGACAAGTTCGGTGTATTAAGATTCATCGACTGCACTACAAAGGCCTGCCTGTTTCAGTTCAAGGCACATGCAAGCGAGATCACTAGCATTGCCATACACGAAGAAAAGCTAGTTACTTCTGTCGCTTGCGCTAGTCGAGATCGCACCGTACAGGTATTCACGCGGATGAAAGGGAAGTGGGATCTGCTGCAGACACTGGACGAGCATGTGGGCGCGGTGAACGGTGTCTCGTTCTCACGGGACGGCACGCGGCTAGTGTCAACGTCAAGCGACCGAAGTCTTGTCGTTCGCGAGTTGTTATCCCTCAGCGACAGCAAGGGAATGGCCCGCGCCTTTGCAATGTCACGAGCCATCATGCTAAAGGCAACTCCCGTATCATCTGCCTGGGACGTCGACCAAGACGATGCGATATTTGTCTCAACCATCGATCGACAAGTTCATAAATTTGATGTTCGGACAGGCCAATGTCTTAGCAACCTCCGCGCGTGTGATACTGATGGAGGGGATGCCGTTGTGATATCCTCTCTGGTTCACGTCTCCCGTGGCTGGGGCACTCCACTGATAGCTGGCGTATCAAGCACCGACAAGTCAATACGGGTGTACGACGAAGCTGGTTCGCTGGTTGCTCGGGATTGGGGCCATACAGAGGGTGTTTCTGACATTGCCCTCGTGCAATCACCTGGGGCAGTGGGAGATGATGGCAGTGAAAAGTCACTCGTCACGGTTGCAGTCGATGGCACCATATTTGTATGGACGCTGGGCTTGACCGCACCTAATCGCCAGGAGCTGTCAAAGTCTATGGATCTACTAGCCCCAAACACACCTTCAAATCAGGAACTGCTTTCCAACAAGCCGCCTCTGCGGCGCGTATTGTCACAATCAGAAATGGCACGTTTCCAACGTTCACCACAAGAAACAGAGGCTGGCACACCAACTGGCAACAAATCGCCAAAATTACGAAAGAAGGTATCAAAATTTTCACTCGCCTCAACCCCCAAGCTGGATCCTTCTCCGTTACCTGGGACTCAACGGGAAAGCCGAAGCGCAGGTCAAGGCAGTTCCCGTAAAAACAAGAACCCGAACCGTTCTCCCTCACCGCCCAGCCCCCGGAGTTCGCAACAGGGCAAGCGTCGCGCATCAGTGGATGCTAGGGCGCGCACAAAGGCTCCTGTCCGTGAGTTTGGTAGCATCGGACAATCGACAGAGAGCCTGTGCAGAACTCTCCGGTCATACAGAAAACGTCTGGCGAACACAACAGAAGACTTGAGTTCGGAGCTTGCAAAAGAGGTGGAGAGAGAACTTGCCGCCACAGCAAGAGCAATTGGCGACCGGGTGAAGACCAAAGCATTCGAAGAGACCATCATGATTAAGCTACTAGATCAGTACTCGGAGCGGCTAGTCAACATGCTAGACGAGAAGATTGCAGCTAGCGTCGCGCAACGGGTCCGCGAGAGCAGCGTAGGCAACTTCTCAGACGCTGAATCACCCGCCGTCACACAAGGCTCCTCTCGCAGCAGAAGAGGTAGCGGTAGCTTGAGAGACACTCGTGCAGATGACTCCGAGTCTGGCACTGACGCCTTTGTCGAGTCGACGGAAAACCTGACGATCGAATAATTACGATAGATAGCAAGTGCGGTTGGGAGCGGGCGTAAACGGGGTAAAGGGATCTGGGGCAACCAAAGCCGACAACGAACCATCGGCGTTTGAGGGGTGAAGGGGATTTTTTTTCTTTTGTGGCGTTTGACGATACCGGAGCAAGGCTCATCACTGAGTGAATCTAACAAACAACGGCgttttcttcttttcttaAAAAGGGGGTGTCGACCGCTCTCCTTTTCTCAGTACTAATCACCTACAAACAAACGTAATTGTAGTTTTTAGTATCGATTTTGCGGATGTTGGTCTTAAGTAAAGAAGACAACAGATTTTTTCTTTCATTTCTCATTTCCTCATTGTTTTCATATGTGTATAGTAGGTTCCATCTGTAGTTTTTCATACAACATGTATTTGTAGAAAGAAAAGATGATGAAATGGAAATATCATGGCTTTTTCAAAGCCTGCGAGTATAAAAAAACCCACCCACCGCCATCAGAGACTATCTCTACAGCTTAGCAGGCTGCTGCATAACCCTCAAATCCTCCCTAGTAATCTCGCCCAGATTCCTTTTACCCAGATTTGCCAGCGAATTATCAGTATCAGCAAGCATACAATTGAGTACGTGTTTGACACCCTCCTCGCCACCCATGGCAAGACCATAGGCATACGGCCGTCCGACCAACACTGCCTTGGCGCCCAGGGCCAGCGCCTTGAGCACATCCGACCCCGTCCTAATGCCCGAGTCGAACAAGATGCTAAGTCCAGAACTCTTGATGCAGTCGTCAGCACCGATTTCGGCAAGTGCGTCCAACGATGCAATAGCGCCGTCGAGTTGTCTGCCACCGTGGTTGGAAACAACAATACCATCCATACCGCACTCGACCGCTCTCTGCGCATCCTCGAGCGTCTGAATACCCTTTAGCACAATCGGACCATCCCAGTACTTCCTCAGCACTTGTAAATCGCCCCAATCGCGATAACTCCCACTCGCCAACACACTGGTAAAAAACATGGCCTTCTTCATAA encodes:
- a CDS encoding WD40 repeat protein; this encodes MSLTPSSSRVSPAIGAGIKLNPSPSPFFKTALRSPVKAGRAEANLALRQVIGTTTNSPNAFDSLPSGSTFGYTAGAAAVIASIDDQGHVTQRFYRARPTTNPINPSASIYGGPSTPTQNESRNRTTLSLRDPGLGASPLPSPGGQDWADSPSNRAWTMKDKIKAATCVSFSPDAKYFAVGETGYKPRVLIFSAAPDAPSDTPLTSLSDHTFGVNCVAFSPDSRFLASLGSSNDGFLYIWHINPRTGAATLHASNKCVSHIHRIAWMGNKLVTVGVRHVKVWKVDDLNAAMRFAKARQSDTSFISGSTHKTLPGRNCILEGLKESTFTSVVAIARDKAIVASDKGDICLIDNSDSDHRFFKLVDAGFSVSSLAVDVKGRLHIAGSQGALKTLIIKDIIGRLTPPPSPPPRVESPTVSVTDCNQIGVIACLKDYVVTVDSQRAIRLSQLCSDDDESVVGNVVHTLPAHGNAVLGVHAGLVRPNVFDASYYTWAADGTVIFWHQGSFRGSVEVPLEQLDDPDAVPNELRTVRTSTDASFLVAGDKFGVLRFIDCTTKACLFQFKAHASEITSIAIHEEKLVTSVACASRDRTVQVFTRMKGKWDLLQTLDEHVGAVNGVSFSRDGTRLVSTSSDRSLVVRELLSLSDSKGMARAFAMSRAIMLKATPVSSAWDVDQDDAIFVSTIDRQVHKFDVRTGQCLSNLRACDTDGGDAVVISSLVHVSRGWGTPLIAGVSSTDKSIRVYDEAGSLVARDWGHTEGVSDIALVQSPGAVGDDGSEKSLVTVAVDGTIFVWTLGLTAPNRQELSKSMDLLAPNTPSNQELLSNKPPLRRVLSQSEMARFQRSPQETEAGTPTGNKSPKLRKKVSKFSLASTPKLDPSPLPGTQRESRSAGQGSSRKNKNPNRSPSPPSPRSSQQGKRRASVDARARTKAPVREFGSIGQSTESLCRTLRSYRKRLANTTEDLSSELAKEVERELAATARAIGDRVKTKAFEETIMIKLLDQYSERLVNMLDEKIAASVAQRVRESSVGNFSDAESPAVTQGSSRSRRGSGSLRDTRADDSESGTDAFVESTENLTIE